One genomic segment of Pedobacter endophyticus includes these proteins:
- a CDS encoding CheR family methyltransferase, with product MKGKSDQSKIEKNDTFNLERLQLKGEGDAVKVETQAFPIIGLGGASGSVVAFEQFFKHMPTDAGMAFIIVIHQDPKEQGNYLEVLKSFTSMPVQFAEDGAKVIPNHVYLAPMHFDIGLHDGYLLLFKAAQNDNTRMCIDHFFQSLAEDQWNMAVGILFSGLGADGETGLRMIKEKLGMTMVQDPEDATYASMPMAAITTHQSDYILLPEEMPGKLIKYLSHPVLGVSIEDIDANKTNKVHIQKIIMILRSHTGHDFSLYKKNTISRRIERRIAFHQLPDYEHYVNYLRENPAEVDILFNELLIGVTKFFRDKPAFETLTEHMYPLLGSKNPEEPIRIWIAGCSTGEEAYTVAIIITEYLDALQLKRKPKAQIFATDLDANAIEVARTGFYFSNIASELSPERLERFFERKNNGYTVKKEIREMIVFAQHNLIKDAPFTRLDLLCCRNVMIYLTTELQKKLIPIFHYSLNVNGLLFLGPAESVSGFQEFFNNVDSKWKLFERKEGASSMGKLLDFPFHIANQDKLVKSDMSSKSRKQSPIVEHFNKILLDNHTPPSLLLNDKGEIIDINGATQRFIHLHPGEAVMNIHRMIREELKYALGNALHQASTKKIKVEINDVKIKENDKLFVVNVTVDYIHEPALQGMLLVTFFERPAKKMQRRSKQSGANEGVVEELEKELTYTKQQLHTTIEQMETSLEELKSTNEELQSTNEELQSTNEEALTTKEEMQSLNEELMTINLQYQTKAEELTQLNNDMKNLLDNIEIGTIFLDNHLNILRFTPQVTKLFNVIASDIGRSITHIVSNFEYPAIEQTIKEVIITLNGRELEVKTKKNEWYNLRIMPYRTMDNFISGAVLTFTKITPLKSISAQVRGLLKYTQSIIEQFDEATLILASDKKVLAANRKFTKLFQLVDSEIREHSFLEIVNNKWKMKVLAEKLSAPVPIIEHFYEQHHFNGIGMLNLDISIQRIAEDGHKLNLLVLKFKEK from the coding sequence ATGAAGGGAAAATCTGATCAATCAAAAATTGAAAAAAATGACACTTTCAACCTCGAGCGTTTACAGCTTAAGGGCGAAGGAGACGCGGTTAAGGTAGAAACTCAGGCCTTTCCGATTATTGGACTAGGCGGAGCAAGTGGATCAGTTGTTGCATTTGAACAGTTTTTTAAGCACATGCCTACTGATGCCGGCATGGCCTTTATCATTGTTATTCATCAAGACCCAAAAGAACAGGGAAATTATTTAGAGGTATTGAAGTCGTTTACCTCAATGCCCGTGCAGTTTGCCGAAGATGGTGCCAAGGTTATTCCAAACCATGTTTACCTGGCGCCTATGCATTTCGATATCGGATTGCACGACGGCTACCTGCTGTTGTTTAAGGCCGCACAGAACGACAACACACGGATGTGCATCGATCATTTTTTTCAGAGCCTTGCCGAAGATCAGTGGAATATGGCCGTGGGTATTTTATTTTCCGGTCTTGGGGCCGATGGTGAAACCGGCCTGCGCATGATTAAGGAGAAACTTGGCATGACGATGGTACAAGACCCCGAAGATGCTACTTATGCGAGCATGCCGATGGCGGCCATAACCACCCATCAATCAGATTATATCCTTTTGCCCGAGGAAATGCCGGGTAAGCTGATTAAATACCTGAGCCATCCGGTTTTGGGGGTTTCGATAGAAGATATCGACGCTAATAAAACCAATAAGGTTCACATTCAGAAAATCATTATGATTCTCCGGTCGCACACCGGCCACGATTTTAGTTTATACAAAAAGAACACCATTTCTCGCCGTATTGAGCGCCGGATTGCCTTTCATCAATTGCCCGATTATGAGCATTACGTGAATTACCTCCGTGAAAATCCGGCCGAGGTTGATATTCTTTTTAACGAACTTTTAATTGGAGTAACTAAGTTTTTTCGCGATAAACCGGCCTTTGAAACCCTTACCGAGCACATGTATCCTTTGCTTGGCAGCAAGAACCCCGAGGAGCCGATTCGCATTTGGATCGCTGGATGCTCAACAGGAGAAGAAGCCTACACTGTTGCCATAATTATAACCGAATATTTGGATGCGCTGCAATTGAAGCGTAAACCGAAAGCGCAGATTTTTGCTACCGATCTCGACGCAAATGCCATTGAAGTAGCCAGAACGGGTTTTTATTTCTCTAACATTGCATCTGAGCTCAGCCCCGAAAGGTTGGAACGCTTTTTCGAAAGGAAAAATAATGGCTACACGGTAAAAAAAGAAATCAGAGAAATGATTGTGTTTGCCCAGCACAACCTCATTAAAGATGCGCCTTTTACCCGGCTCGATTTATTGTGCTGCAGAAATGTAATGATTTACCTCACTACAGAGCTACAGAAAAAGCTTATTCCTATTTTTCATTATTCATTAAACGTAAATGGACTGCTATTCTTAGGTCCGGCCGAATCGGTAAGTGGTTTTCAGGAGTTTTTTAACAATGTAGATTCCAAATGGAAGCTCTTTGAGCGAAAAGAAGGGGCATCATCGATGGGCAAGCTGTTGGATTTTCCTTTCCACATTGCCAATCAGGATAAGCTCGTCAAATCAGATATGTCGTCGAAAAGCAGAAAACAAAGTCCCATTGTGGAGCATTTTAACAAAATATTGCTCGATAACCATACACCCCCGTCGCTGTTATTGAACGATAAAGGTGAGATTATTGACATCAATGGCGCTACACAACGTTTTATTCACCTGCACCCGGGTGAGGCCGTGATGAATATCCACCGGATGATTCGCGAAGAGCTGAAATATGCCCTGGGAAATGCACTTCATCAGGCTTCGACAAAAAAAATCAAGGTCGAAATTAACGACGTTAAGATAAAGGAAAACGACAAGCTGTTTGTAGTAAACGTAACGGTAGATTACATCCACGAACCTGCATTGCAAGGCATGCTGTTAGTCACCTTTTTTGAGCGCCCGGCCAAAAAAATGCAACGACGGAGTAAGCAAAGTGGGGCTAATGAGGGAGTGGTAGAAGAGCTCGAAAAAGAACTTACCTATACCAAACAGCAGCTGCACACCACCATTGAGCAGATGGAAACCTCATTAGAGGAACTAAAATCGACCAACGAAGAACTGCAAAGCACCAACGAGGAGTTGCAGAGTACCAATGAGGAGGCGCTGACTACAAAAGAAGAGATGCAATCGCTTAATGAGGAGCTGATGACGATTAACCTGCAATACCAAACCAAGGCCGAGGAGCTTACGCAGTTAAATAACGACATGAAAAACCTGCTCGATAATATAGAGATAGGCACCATATTTTTGGATAACCATTTAAACATTTTGCGCTTTACGCCGCAGGTTACCAAGCTGTTTAACGTAATCGCATCCGATATTGGCCGATCAATAACGCATATTGTTTCCAATTTTGAGTACCCAGCTATAGAGCAAACCATAAAAGAAGTGATTATAACCCTGAATGGCCGCGAACTTGAAGTAAAAACAAAAAAGAATGAATGGTACAACCTCCGCATTATGCCCTACCGCACAATGGATAATTTTATTAGCGGCGCCGTACTCACCTTTACCAAAATTACGCCATTAAAATCCATTAGTGCCCAGGTGCGCGGACTTCTAAAATATACCCAAAGCATTATCGAGCAGTTTGACGAAGCCACGCTGATTTTAGCCAGCGATAAAAAAGTATTGGCAGCAAACAGAAAGTTTACTAAACTGTTTCAATTGGTTGATTCAGAAATCAGAGAACATTCCTTTCTGGAAATTGTTAACAATAAATGGAAAATGAAAGTTCTGGCCGAGAAGCTTTCAGCTCCAGTCCCTATTATTGAACACTTTTACGAACAGCATCACTTCAACGGTATTGGCATGCTGAACTTAGATATATCAATTCAGCGGATTGCAGAAGACGGCCACAAGCTTAATCTTTTAGTCTTAAAATTTAAGGAAAAGTAA
- a CDS encoding sensor histidine kinase, with amino-acid sequence MKNNDIIYRESVLGALRSKAEQLFYTDADKRHPEGGDRTAQLLHELEIYELELQLQNEELRSSYAALEMERLKFVSLFNTAPVGYLILDNRGTISEINETGLQLIYNQGAGIKGKPLKSFIVDDSQHAYASFVERISETDERLQCEVRLKTKKTETRYVQLNGIKAPGTNTDQQSFYITITDVTHAKRNEQELWETTERLNQTLKVSLTGTWMVKSKGEKIFLDEYSKNILDIQNRAQLVPWKALLDILVEEDRPKLNALFSNCDESHEIDLELRLIKRNGHLKTILVKGKSVNPIYGSSYYAGIMTDITDRKRNLQLREETEDIQRRLLRRAAIEAQEKERDNLSAALHNSVCQILYGIRFNLSQLAKQESFKSHLDGINSLLDQAIREVRTISVELTPSILKDFGFVAGIKDMTDRLGRAGFKVTTSIDQRADQLPEETQLYLFRIVQELLNNSIKHSGTNSASVSLCAKNGEVDLIVSDAGRGLSSQLNDAFKKGSGLRGIKNRVSLLNGTMTIEDADGITFKIHLPKGV; translated from the coding sequence TTGAAAAACAATGACATCATATATAGAGAATCGGTACTTGGCGCATTAAGAAGTAAGGCAGAACAGCTTTTTTACACCGACGCAGACAAAAGACATCCGGAGGGGGGCGACCGAACTGCCCAGTTGCTGCACGAGCTCGAAATTTACGAACTGGAGCTTCAATTGCAGAACGAGGAGCTCAGGTCGTCCTATGCGGCGCTCGAGATGGAGCGGCTAAAATTTGTGTCGCTGTTCAATACAGCGCCCGTAGGTTACCTCATTCTCGACAACCGCGGAACGATCAGCGAAATTAATGAAACCGGATTACAGCTGATTTATAACCAGGGAGCAGGCATAAAGGGTAAGCCCCTGAAATCATTCATTGTCGACGATTCGCAACATGCCTATGCCAGCTTTGTTGAGCGTATTAGTGAAACTGATGAGCGCCTGCAATGCGAAGTACGTTTAAAAACTAAAAAAACAGAAACCCGCTATGTGCAGCTCAATGGAATTAAGGCGCCCGGTACCAACACCGATCAACAATCGTTTTACATCACAATAACTGATGTTACCCATGCTAAACGAAACGAACAGGAGTTATGGGAAACTACCGAAAGACTTAACCAAACGTTAAAAGTTTCCCTTACCGGAACCTGGATGGTAAAATCCAAGGGAGAAAAGATTTTTCTTGATGAGTACAGCAAAAATATCCTCGATATTCAGAACCGGGCCCAGCTTGTGCCCTGGAAAGCACTTCTCGACATTCTTGTAGAGGAAGATCGCCCAAAACTGAACGCCCTGTTTTCCAATTGCGATGAAAGTCATGAAATTGATCTTGAACTGCGGTTGATAAAAAGGAACGGACACCTAAAAACAATTTTAGTAAAGGGAAAATCGGTAAACCCTATATACGGCAGCAGTTATTATGCGGGAATAATGACTGACATCACGGATAGAAAACGAAACCTGCAACTACGCGAGGAGACAGAAGACATTCAACGCCGACTACTCCGCAGAGCCGCGATTGAAGCGCAGGAAAAGGAAAGAGACAACCTGAGTGCTGCCCTGCACAACAGTGTGTGCCAAATTCTTTATGGCATTAGGTTTAACCTTAGTCAGCTTGCCAAACAAGAATCGTTTAAGAGCCATTTAGACGGAATAAACTCGTTATTGGATCAGGCGATTAGAGAGGTTCGGACGATTTCGGTAGAGTTAACACCCTCCATATTAAAGGATTTTGGTTTTGTCGCGGGAATAAAGGATATGACCGACCGACTGGGGCGGGCAGGATTTAAGGTAACAACATCGATTGATCAACGGGCTGATCAACTCCCTGAAGAAACGCAATTGTATCTTTTCCGAATTGTTCAGGAGTTGCTGAATAACAGCATTAAGCACTCAGGCACAAACAGTGCCTCGGTATCGCTTTGCGCCAAAAATGGCGAAGTAGATTTAATCGTAAGTGATGCCGGCAGGGGATTATCGAGCCAGCTGAACGATGCATTTAAAAAAGGCTCGGGGCTTCGCGGCATCAAAAACCGCGTTTCGCTGTTAAACGGAACAATGACGATTGAGGATGCGGACGGAATTACTTTTAAAATACACTTACCTAAAGGTGTTTAA
- a CDS encoding chemotaxis protein CheB, which produces MKELEINNIITIGASAGGIAAVSKLLTTLPKDIDAAIFIVIHLSKETVTDTVLSILNKRSELPVEIPNNETVIKKGMVYLAPPDAHMMLVQGKILISKGAKENHWRPAIDVLFRTAAAAYDSCVTGIILTGLLDDGTSGMIAIKDAGGTCIVQEPSEAEFADMPRSVIKNIDVDYRVSVDDMGYILADRYSRESCKPSDVPERIKKESEITIRMASGFEQTSELGDPTPFTCPDCGGMLTKIEEHGVARFRCFTGHVFSENVLQTSYIEKTEETLWIAIRMMEERRNFLLSYDSRYNEPVALTNDRQNRASDLKIHIDRLKDLLTDVSKPLDQN; this is translated from the coding sequence ATGAAAGAACTTGAAATAAATAACATAATAACCATCGGAGCATCTGCCGGCGGTATAGCTGCAGTTTCTAAACTGCTTACCACTTTGCCGAAGGATATAGATGCAGCCATCTTTATCGTAATCCATCTCAGTAAAGAAACCGTTACAGATACGGTGCTTTCCATCCTGAATAAAAGATCAGAACTCCCTGTCGAAATACCAAATAATGAAACGGTAATTAAGAAAGGGATGGTGTATTTAGCGCCACCTGATGCGCACATGATGCTTGTTCAAGGCAAAATCCTGATCTCAAAGGGCGCTAAAGAAAACCACTGGAGGCCGGCAATTGATGTACTTTTCCGCACCGCCGCTGCAGCTTACGATTCTTGTGTAACTGGAATAATTTTAACCGGTCTCCTTGATGATGGCACCTCGGGAATGATAGCCATTAAAGATGCCGGTGGAACCTGTATTGTGCAAGAACCAAGCGAAGCGGAGTTTGCCGATATGCCACGCAGTGTAATCAAAAATATCGATGTCGATTACCGGGTGTCAGTTGATGATATGGGCTACATTTTGGCCGACAGGTATTCGAGGGAAAGTTGCAAGCCCTCGGACGTTCCCGAGCGTATTAAAAAAGAATCGGAAATTACCATCCGGATGGCGAGTGGCTTTGAGCAAACGAGTGAACTTGGTGATCCTACCCCTTTCACCTGCCCCGATTGTGGTGGGATGCTCACCAAAATTGAAGAACACGGCGTAGCAAGGTTTCGATGTTTTACCGGCCACGTATTTTCTGAAAATGTGCTGCAAACCAGCTATATTGAAAAAACGGAAGAAACCCTGTGGATAGCCATACGGATGATGGAGGAAAGAAGAAACTTCCTGCTTTCTTATGATAGCCGCTATAACGAACCGGTTGCATTAACCAACGATAGACAAAACAGAGCGTCGGACCTTAAAATTCACATTGATAGATTAAAAGATCTACTTACGGACGTGAGTAAGCCTTTGGATCAAAACTAA
- a CDS encoding response regulator, with the protein MLKIILAEDHIIVRNGIKMLLESQPNVQVISEAANGLEVLEQIEAGIVPDIVLTDINMPEMDGINLIRELKLKHPQIKTIVLSMLDNEKYVAQAFNEGSNGYLLKNVNEDEMVFALKTVSAGTKYLCAELTQKVLDRYIQTLQSEQNNQQIDLSMREIEVLHLVAEGFTNQEMADKLFLSKRTIEGHRQTLIDKTGSKNTAALIRFAVVNGYLN; encoded by the coding sequence ATGTTAAAAATCATATTGGCTGAAGATCACATCATCGTTAGAAATGGGATCAAAATGCTATTGGAATCTCAGCCCAATGTTCAGGTAATTTCTGAGGCTGCAAACGGCCTTGAAGTGCTCGAACAAATTGAAGCCGGGATTGTGCCCGATATTGTGCTAACGGATATCAACATGCCCGAAATGGACGGCATAAACCTCATCAGAGAGCTTAAACTGAAGCATCCTCAGATCAAAACCATTGTATTGTCGATGCTAGACAATGAAAAATACGTTGCGCAGGCCTTTAATGAGGGAAGCAACGGTTATTTGTTAAAGAATGTGAACGAAGATGAAATGGTATTTGCGCTAAAGACCGTTTCGGCGGGCACCAAATACCTTTGTGCCGAACTGACCCAAAAAGTACTGGATCGCTATATCCAAACCTTGCAATCGGAGCAGAACAACCAGCAAATTGACCTTTCGATGCGCGAAATTGAGGTGTTGCATTTGGTTGCAGAGGGCTTTACCAATCAAGAAATGGCCGATAAATTGTTTTTGAGTAAAAGAACCATCGAGGGGCATCGCCAAACATTAATAGATAAGACGGGCTCGAAGAACACAGCGGCCTTAATTCGCTTTGCAGTAGTAAACGGCTATCTAAATTAG
- a CDS encoding RNA polymerase sigma factor, with translation MDTLKFANNINSHMRMLRSNALKFTKNIDDADDLVQETLIKAFRFSEKFEKGTNFKGWLFMIMRNTFINSYHKITRSRAVIDHDHDLSDQSMLYGAVGNSCTSKMVMDDIHKAIDQLPEVYRYPFLRYFEGYKYSEIAGELNIPLGTVKTHIHMAREILKKHLKTYHASNPNESF, from the coding sequence ATGGATACCTTAAAATTTGCCAACAATATTAATAGCCACATGAGAATGTTGAGGTCGAATGCATTAAAGTTTACCAAAAACATTGATGATGCTGACGACCTGGTTCAGGAAACGTTAATCAAAGCATTTCGTTTCAGCGAAAAGTTTGAAAAGGGAACGAATTTTAAAGGTTGGTTATTTATGATTATGCGCAATACCTTCATCAATTCCTATCATAAAATTACCAGATCGAGAGCGGTAATTGATCACGACCACGACCTGTCCGATCAGTCGATGCTATACGGAGCCGTTGGCAATTCCTGCACCAGTAAAATGGTGATGGATGATATACATAAAGCGATTGATCAGCTTCCGGAAGTGTACCGATATCCATTTTTACGCTACTTTGAGGGTTACAAATACAGCGAAATTGCCGGAGAGCTGAACATTCCGCTCGGAACAGTAAAAACGCACATCCACATGGCCAGGGAAATACTTAAAAAGCACCTTAAAACCTATCATGCAAGTAACCCGAATGAGTCTTTTTAA
- a CDS encoding DUF72 domain-containing protein has protein sequence MESGKAFIGTSGWKYPHWDNTFYPADVKKQNQLKHFAKNFCTVELNNSFYRQPKIENYAAWKAAVPPDFVFAVKAHRYFTHLKKLNVESRELVNFLDRCATLGENLGPILFQLPPKWKLNTGRFEAFLSALPKGYRYTFEFREPSWYCDEVYELLRRYNCAFCIYHLGGHQSPIVATADFVYIRLHGPTEKYQGDYNDEHLLAWATQCAKWLSEKKDLYVYFDNDQLAYAAFNAIAFKKMLGDE, from the coding sequence ATGGAATCTGGAAAAGCTTTTATCGGCACATCGGGATGGAAATATCCACATTGGGACAATACGTTTTACCCTGCGGATGTTAAGAAACAAAACCAGCTTAAACACTTTGCCAAAAACTTTTGCACCGTAGAATTAAACAATTCATTTTATCGGCAACCGAAGATAGAAAATTACGCAGCCTGGAAAGCCGCCGTGCCCCCCGATTTTGTTTTTGCAGTAAAGGCACACCGCTACTTTACCCATTTAAAAAAACTAAACGTAGAAAGCCGGGAGCTCGTTAATTTTTTAGATCGCTGTGCTACACTCGGCGAAAATCTGGGACCCATACTCTTTCAGCTTCCCCCAAAATGGAAATTGAATACCGGGCGATTCGAGGCGTTTCTAAGCGCTTTACCCAAAGGTTACCGCTACACATTCGAATTTAGGGAGCCGAGCTGGTATTGCGATGAAGTTTATGAGCTGCTTAGGCGCTATAACTGTGCTTTTTGCATTTATCACCTCGGCGGACATCAATCGCCCATTGTTGCTACGGCCGATTTTGTTTACATCAGGCTACACGGGCCGACAGAAAAATACCAGGGCGATTATAACGATGAACATTTACTGGCCTGGGCAACGCAATGCGCAAAATGGTTAAGCGAAAAAAAAGACCTGTACGTTTATTTCGACAACGACCAACTGGCCTACGCAGCGTTTAATGCAATAGCGTTTAAAAAAATGCTGGGCGATGAATAA
- a CDS encoding MFS transporter: MMNFKPKEYLSEAEIQDGLKKVIWDGLTAEAMTALTSGTFLVALALLLGANNFEIGILASLPLATNVLQLLSVWLVSKYHNRRAVAVICAYLARIPLIIVGLGIFVFNEFSFVFLATMLSMHYIFGSIAGPSWNSWMKDMIPEQMLGTYFSRRGRYTQILNVVLSIVIALILDLVKARAPQNELKVYACFFGAAGVVGLIGGYILSKVAEPYPHVSENNIVQVFKLPLRNQNFRRLLVFNSFWSFALNIANPFLSVFMLTALKLPLSYIIILNVISQIAGILTINIWGKFSDRYSNKSIISLAAPIYIVVLIGWCYVGVINQLAVNLAFLAIIHIAMGVANAGINLSITNIGLKLAPKRDAIVFLSVKNIVVAISSSLGPLAGGALAAFFLNKTLSININWATDKLSSNYHLLSLQQWSFLFIIAAFLALVSLNLLMKVKELGEVPRKIVRRIMRTSIRNNLRDYFLIGNIIDIHDELSAIVRKSRRRLNRNNQEAT, encoded by the coding sequence ATGATGAACTTTAAGCCAAAGGAATACCTCTCGGAAGCCGAAATTCAAGATGGCCTCAAAAAAGTGATTTGGGACGGCCTTACTGCGGAAGCCATGACCGCCTTAACCAGCGGCACCTTTTTGGTTGCACTTGCCCTGTTGCTCGGCGCCAACAACTTCGAAATCGGGATCCTGGCATCGTTGCCCCTTGCTACAAATGTGTTGCAACTATTATCGGTTTGGTTGGTAAGCAAATACCACAACCGGAGGGCCGTGGCCGTTATATGCGCCTACCTTGCCCGCATCCCGTTGATTATAGTTGGCCTGGGCATTTTTGTGTTTAACGAATTTTCGTTCGTATTTCTTGCCACCATGCTGAGCATGCATTACATTTTTGGTTCTATTGCCGGCCCCAGCTGGAATTCGTGGATGAAAGACATGATTCCTGAACAAATGCTGGGCACTTATTTTTCCCGCCGGGGCAGGTACACGCAAATCTTAAACGTGGTGTTGAGCATCGTAATCGCCCTGATACTCGATCTGGTAAAAGCACGTGCGCCACAAAATGAGCTCAAGGTGTACGCTTGCTTTTTCGGCGCAGCGGGCGTTGTTGGTTTAATAGGAGGCTATATTTTATCTAAAGTTGCTGAGCCCTATCCGCATGTTTCCGAAAATAACATTGTACAAGTGTTTAAGCTTCCCCTACGGAACCAAAATTTCAGGCGCCTGTTGGTCTTCAATTCCTTTTGGTCGTTTGCGCTCAACATTGCCAACCCGTTTTTATCCGTATTTATGCTTACTGCGCTTAAATTGCCGCTATCATACATCATTATTTTAAACGTAATCAGCCAGATTGCGGGCATCTTAACTATCAACATCTGGGGCAAATTTTCTGATCGGTATAGCAACAAGAGTATTATTTCGCTCGCGGCGCCAATTTACATTGTGGTGCTTATTGGCTGGTGTTACGTTGGCGTAATCAATCAGCTGGCCGTAAACCTGGCCTTTCTCGCCATAATACATATCGCAATGGGCGTGGCAAATGCAGGCATCAATCTCTCTATTACCAACATTGGCCTTAAACTGGCACCCAAACGAGATGCAATTGTATTTCTTTCGGTAAAAAATATTGTGGTTGCCATTTCTTCATCGCTCGGCCCATTGGCGGGTGGGGCATTGGCTGCCTTTTTTCTTAACAAAACGCTTTCGATAAACATCAACTGGGCAACCGATAAACTAAGCAGCAACTACCATTTATTAAGTTTGCAGCAATGGAGCTTCCTCTTTATCATTGCCGCATTTTTGGCGCTCGTATCGTTAAATCTGTTAATGAAGGTAAAAGAACTCGGCGAAGTACCGAGAAAGATTGTGCGGCGAATTATGCGCACCAGCATCAGGAATAACCTGCGTGATTACTTCCTGATCGGCAACATTATCGACATTCACGATGAGTTGAGTGCCATTGTTAGAAAAAGCAGGCGCAGGTTAAACCGAAACAACCAGGAAGCCACTTAA